The window tactgacgtcattataatgacctatgttcatttgaGTTGAGAAAATTACTAAGAcaaaggatgtaaaaaggcaggtggagagtgagtgtctgccattataatgaaaactccttaaCCTATGAATGATGGTAGGCAAACGagcttaccattacaatgaaaattccctaacccagtcttcatacgagaaaagacgtttggtgatttccccgtcgcgtttctagggtaacgttaagagctatgcaatttttatacaatcttgctcacaacgtgtacactacctaacctaggattatgtatacaatgtagaattccgtagtgaagcacgggtacaacagctagatTTATATATAGAGATATTTATCAAGGGTCACCAAATTTTACTCTTCTACTTAAGAGACAAGTAAGTATGTAATTCCACTGATATTCTTGACCTACCTAACCATCATTTTGCAATACATCAAGTAGTGTAGATGAAATGTAAGAATAATACCGCATTCGAAAGGGAAAAAATCTGCTCGTAACAAAATCAATGTATCCCACACAGGAAACTAAAAAAGAATATCTCCTTACATCAACACTACAGGAATAAACCTCTGCACGCTCAGTTTAAAAATCAGTTTAGTTTCCTCATGAAATGTCCAGCTCCAAGTTTATCAATTGCAGATGGTTTGCGTTAGCAGAGGCATATACAGCTCCCCTTAGAAATCGTATCATTTAAGAGTAACGAGAATATCATTACCTCGCAATTTTAACAAAATATATTACTCGATATAAGTCTTATCAAAACACATGCGTATTTCATTTAATATATAGGGTTACTTTTAAAAAATGTATGGGAAGAATATATTGTATCCATTCCCAAACCTTAAATTAAAACTTGATACTGTATTATATGCTAGTCCTGTGATTCACTAAACatgagatatttaaaaaaatgtcaatCAGTTTTATTTACAATAGCTTCTATTCCTTCAAACTGCTGAAATATTGCAAAAGCAAACAGGTTTAGGAACGCCAAAATGTAGGATTCTGCTGAAGTCGTCTCTGAAAATTAGTATACCAATTTCGGACACTAGAAAGAGGAATGTATGTTTCAACAGCATTGGGAGTCATTTTGTCTTGCGTCACAGCATAACTTGATATGAAGTTCACAAAGCTTTCTAACATTTTATGCCCAAACACATTAACTGATTCGACGGACTCACTGACCACTAGAGCTGACTGTTGTTGAACATTTATAATTGGTTCTATAGAAATTCCGATCTGGGCAACATTGGGAATCTGTTGCTGCCCAAACATGAACTCATCTGTCTTCGATTCTGGCTTCTTAAAATTGGAAACCTTAAACACTGCAGATTGTTTTTCATTGGAAAGGTGTCCCAAGAGCATGACGTTTCCGTCAGGAAAGCAGAAATAAACCAAGCCGGCTGTTCCATCTGGGAAAGGTTCTACTCCTGTTAGGAAAACCACGATGTGGTTGATTGAATCAGCATCAGTTACTGTCTTCACAAACTGCATGGGTCTTGTTAGTACGAAGTCTGTTTGTGCAGGTCTTCCGGAAATAATGATACCAAACATCCCTGGTATAGTTTTGTACAACTGCAGCAGCTCAAAACTAGATGAATCTCACTAGTACTACACTGAACAAGAAGGAAATAACTGCAGCGAAATACGTTCACGTAATATTATAATGAGACGATTATCTCCGTTAAGAATAGGATTTACAGTTCTACACATCTAATAGAAACTTAAGCTAGGCTAATACCAAAGAGAATGAGTGCTACATACAATTACGTTACCAACAATACGCCATTGAAACAACAATCTGTATCGTTGAGCTTTAACGTTCTCCACCAAGTCTTTTGAAGTCAGAAATAGTCGTACAGTAAGATCTCTCTACTAGGGAGGCCTATGCTATTTCTTATTGATATCACATTATTCCAAATAATAATGAATATAACACGGTCAACCGCTTCGACATGCTTTATTCGAAAGTTCACACTATGGCCGCTTGATTGCACCGCTCTCGTCAAGTACAGTATAACCAAGatcaactacaattacatcagaccctaatgcagaaaaaacatggcggacatcggcgtgcgatatgagaggttgagggaaaggttatgcatgtttattctgagtcacctaaagaaaatatcacaaatcgaacctcatgaaatgcaactcactaactcaaaatatgaataattaaacgccataagtagcgttatcgcgtattgtaagtctaaatgaaatttcagaggggaaaaacgaagggagaattattgtatcaacgtcaggttgaaacacagagtataaaaatatttcacatatgaatctccggtcagcaaatacgatatatagatgtcaacaatagtacattattaaccttacatgaaatactatgtaacaccaccattaaccacagaccattatgtaaaacacgcaaacaaattaccccaacaaaatttcaaccctccaaaatccacctgtattgttgagtaggtacaagcgatatttgtatgataaacttgaccgtccaaagcactcgtcaccttaaaactcatcagaattgatggcataattgtattttatataaaaaataacaatcctcacgttaactcacgggaaatggggttaggtttagtttacgtatgttcactgtaaaacgttgaaaattgaTTAAGtaacatcattcttgcaccaccgtttaagattaatttagtctctaaatcataaatcttggtcatgattttccggatctttctgggactgatttcattttctttgtagtaaggtacgttggctgatagggtaaatgctaggataggcatcattagtttcttcggaagtttgcgcggcactggaattagatcaccaccttctataggtatatgtcttccctcagaatacatttgatttcaaaaatgataaaatcattaatgcacacaacattattagtcctatgattcgtttcgaagttttccttacgaatgctcttaacccaattttgccttaataccagctctattggaaacgggaacactgagctcttacttacatccaggcacacagcacattgaactataaacatattgcataggtaactaaaaataaagaaagtactttcggagaagaacacgagaatcaaaattaacctaatcaccaccgacattgttggaataaataagctctttgagaacaaacagcttcttaaggcactgaaagaggatctataatcttcttaagaccataaacaaatatcatgtacgattaataatgttcaaatttccataaatatttggtaacaacacggcttacacaaatcaaaacaaacgcatgctagcactccagctgccgccattatggacagtttcgatagatCGGTTAAGGTCTgcgatattgtagttggtcttggtataacgtaggcaacgagtGAGGCTGGGGCGCATGATTTTCGAAACCTTGGACTTCAAAATGATGGAAATACTATGGGCATCCCTTACATTCTAAATCAAAGCAAGAATCTAACTCAACTGGTGAACAAATTATTTACTAATGAACAGAAAGTCTGGAATGTACATTTTTTTTAAGTTCGATACTTTAGTACGAAATTACGGGTCTGtattctgcattttttttttttttttttgagaaaatatgTCTTTATGCAGAAGACTGTCTGAGATTTACGTACAAAATGGCCTCATATTAATTCCCACGGCCAATTCAACACGGCCCGATAGCAGGTAACTGTGAACTAATAAGAGCTGTATGAAAAGTCTCCGTGTATCGGTGTTTCGGATCTTTACAAGGACTACGACTAGGAGGTAAAGCCTCGGTAAGAAAACTTGAGAAACAAGCTGAAAGTCTCTGTGATAAATTAAAATAGTCTATTTTAGCCAGGAAATGGCGGTAGAAATACCGAACAAGTGGGAATAAAATggcgatttaataataataataataataataataataataataataataataataataacggttacAATGAAAAATGGAGATGTTTTACGGACGCTTAGTAAGAATGaatgacaatagactaaccaagAGACTATTCAGtcacttcaacaacaacaacaacaacaacaacaacaacagcagcagcaacaacccAAAGACAAAATGCACCTGGATACGAGCGATACGTAAAAATATAAAAGAAACCAACATTACAGAGGCAGACATACAGAGCAGAACAGACTAAGATTCAGATCAGTGTCTTAGATCACTGCCTGTTCGAtttgcatccgatggctgcttatactgcccgcccattacaaaattttaacatggcactaaatgaaacactccgtttacaaatacccacggtAGATGTCAGCACCAACTGGCCCCAGACcggtcggaatgaaatagcgggaaataggtaCATTAGTACcgtactgtacttgttttcagtgaaaatggtgtactgctgcgtgcctttctgtaaatcaaagaaagggaaaccagaatgccgtggtattataccttcaagtacagaattgcgtcgaaagtggttaagttcTATATCCAGGGAAGAAAACaacaagggaagtaaatggattccttctgactactccgtggtttgcagtctacatttcgtaaatgacgatttcaaagtgaccagtaaagcgcgaaaattaaaaacaggatctgtaccaacacctcctagatataaggcctcacaaccgttctgcgaatatactgtgacgtcagcatggGCAGG is drawn from Anabrus simplex isolate iqAnaSimp1 chromosome 1, ASM4041472v1, whole genome shotgun sequence and contains these coding sequences:
- the LOC136857182 gene encoding protein OPI10 homolog gives rise to the protein MLVHSHRVNPAQQQQQQQQQQDPLVGTNGAGTLYKTIPGMFGIIISGRPAQTDFVLTRPMQFVKTVTDADSINHIVVFLTGVEPFPDGTAGLVYFCFPDGNVMLLGHLSNEKQSAVFKVSNFKKPESKTDEFMFGQQQIPNVAQIGISIEPIINVQQQSALVVSESVESVNVFGHKMLESFVNFISSYAVTQDKMTPNAVETYIPLSSVRNWYTNFQRRLQQNPTFWRS